Proteins from a single region of Thermococcus sp.:
- the leuS gene encoding leucine--tRNA ligase, translated as MTKIDFKAIEEKWQKRWLEERIFEPDRKAKPKEKKFYITVAFPYLSGHLHVGHARTYTIPDVIARFKRMQGYNVLFPMAWHITGAPIVGIAERIKNRDPKTIHIYRDVYKVPEEILWKFEDPKEIVKYFMKSAKETFIRAGFSVDWSREFHTTSLFPPFSKFIEWQFWTLKDMGLVVKGAHRVRWDPVVGTPLGDHDIMEGEDVQILEYVIIKFILEENGEVVYLPAATLRPETVYGVTNMWLNPNATYVKAKVKRGEREETWIVSKEAAYKLSFQDREIEVIEEFKGERLIGKYVKNPVTGDEIIILPAEFVDPDNATGVVMSVPAHAPFDHIALEDLKKETEILLKYDIDPRVLEDITYISLIELEGYGDFPAVEEVEKLGIKSQKDKEKLEEATKTIYKAEYHKGHFKIEPYAGKPVQEVKDLIAKELMEKGIAEIMYEFAEKPVISRFGNQAVIKIIHDQWFIDYGNPEWKEKAREALANMTIYPESRRAQFEAVIDWLDKKACARKVGLGTPLPWDPDWVIESLSDSTIYMAYYTISRHINQLRKEGKLNPEKLTREFFDYLFRENFSEEREKELEEKTGIPAETIHEMKEEFEYWYPLDWRCSAKDLIPNHLTFFIFNHTAIFRKEHWPRGIAVNGFGTLEGQKMSKSKGNVLNFIDAIEENGADVVRLYIMSLAEHDSDFDWRRKEVGKLRRQVERFYELVSGFSTYEAKEGVELKDIDKWMLHRLNKAIEGATKALEEFRTRTAVQWAFYTVLNDLRWYMRRTDGRDDEAKRYVLRKLAEIWVRLMAPFTPHISEELWEKLGGEGFVSLAKWPEPVEEWWNETVEAEEQFVQSVIEDIKEIIRVAKLENAKRAYIYTAPEWKWKVVEVVAEKRDFKSAMAELMKEQEMRKHGKEVSRLIQRLIRDRAFEVKRINEEKALREAKDFIEKELGLEIIINAEEDKGGKKRQAMPLKPAVYVE; from the coding sequence ATGACCAAGATTGACTTCAAGGCCATTGAGGAGAAGTGGCAGAAGCGCTGGTTAGAGGAGAGAATCTTCGAACCCGACAGAAAAGCCAAGCCCAAGGAGAAGAAGTTCTACATAACGGTAGCCTTTCCCTACCTTTCGGGCCACCTCCACGTCGGCCACGCGAGAACCTACACGATTCCAGACGTTATAGCGCGCTTTAAGAGAATGCAGGGATACAACGTGCTCTTTCCAATGGCGTGGCACATCACAGGAGCTCCGATAGTCGGTATCGCCGAGAGGATAAAGAACCGCGACCCCAAGACGATACACATCTACCGCGACGTTTACAAAGTTCCCGAGGAAATCCTCTGGAAGTTCGAGGACCCGAAGGAAATCGTCAAGTACTTCATGAAGTCCGCAAAGGAAACCTTCATAAGGGCCGGCTTTAGCGTTGACTGGAGCAGGGAATTCCACACGACTTCGCTGTTCCCGCCCTTCAGCAAGTTCATCGAATGGCAGTTCTGGACGTTGAAAGATATGGGGCTGGTCGTTAAGGGAGCGCACCGCGTTCGCTGGGACCCGGTAGTTGGCACGCCATTGGGAGACCACGACATAATGGAGGGCGAAGACGTTCAAATCCTTGAGTACGTCATAATCAAGTTCATCCTTGAGGAGAACGGCGAAGTTGTATACCTCCCTGCCGCAACCCTCAGACCCGAGACGGTCTACGGCGTCACAAACATGTGGCTGAACCCCAACGCGACCTACGTCAAAGCCAAAGTTAAGCGCGGTGAGAGAGAGGAGACCTGGATAGTCAGCAAGGAGGCCGCTTACAAGCTCTCCTTCCAGGACAGGGAGATAGAGGTCATAGAGGAGTTCAAAGGCGAGAGGCTCATCGGCAAATACGTGAAGAACCCGGTTACTGGAGATGAAATCATTATCCTCCCCGCGGAGTTCGTTGACCCGGACAACGCGACCGGAGTGGTCATGAGCGTTCCGGCTCACGCTCCCTTCGACCACATAGCCTTGGAAGACCTGAAGAAGGAGACGGAGATTCTGCTCAAATACGACATAGACCCGCGCGTTCTGGAGGACATCACCTATATATCGCTGATTGAGCTTGAGGGTTACGGCGACTTCCCGGCGGTGGAAGAGGTTGAGAAGCTTGGAATCAAGAGCCAGAAGGACAAGGAGAAGCTTGAGGAAGCGACGAAGACCATCTACAAGGCGGAGTACCACAAGGGACACTTTAAGATAGAGCCCTACGCCGGAAAACCCGTGCAGGAGGTTAAGGACCTCATCGCGAAGGAGCTGATGGAGAAAGGCATAGCCGAGATAATGTACGAGTTCGCGGAAAAGCCCGTCATTTCAAGGTTTGGCAATCAGGCTGTCATCAAGATAATCCACGACCAGTGGTTCATTGACTACGGAAATCCGGAGTGGAAGGAGAAGGCGAGGGAGGCTTTGGCCAACATGACGATTTACCCGGAGAGCAGAAGGGCGCAGTTCGAGGCTGTGATAGACTGGCTCGACAAGAAGGCCTGCGCGAGGAAGGTTGGCCTTGGAACGCCGCTCCCATGGGACCCCGACTGGGTCATTGAGAGCCTGAGTGATTCAACAATCTACATGGCATACTACACTATAAGCAGACACATCAACCAGCTGAGGAAGGAGGGCAAACTCAATCCAGAGAAGCTCACGAGGGAGTTCTTCGACTACCTGTTTAGGGAGAACTTCAGCGAGGAGCGCGAGAAAGAGCTTGAGGAGAAGACGGGAATTCCCGCGGAGACAATCCACGAGATGAAGGAGGAGTTCGAGTACTGGTATCCCCTAGACTGGCGTTGCTCCGCCAAAGACCTCATACCAAACCACCTGACGTTCTTCATCTTCAACCACACCGCAATATTCAGGAAGGAGCACTGGCCAAGGGGCATCGCTGTCAACGGCTTCGGAACGCTGGAAGGACAGAAGATGAGCAAGAGCAAGGGTAACGTGCTGAACTTCATAGATGCAATCGAGGAGAACGGTGCAGATGTGGTGAGGCTCTACATAATGAGCCTTGCCGAGCACGACAGCGACTTCGACTGGCGCAGGAAAGAGGTAGGAAAGCTCCGCAGGCAGGTCGAGAGGTTCTACGAGCTGGTGAGCGGCTTCTCGACCTATGAAGCTAAGGAAGGCGTTGAACTCAAGGACATCGATAAGTGGATGCTCCACCGCCTTAATAAGGCCATAGAGGGGGCAACGAAAGCCCTTGAGGAGTTTAGGACTAGGACGGCAGTGCAGTGGGCCTTCTACACGGTTTTAAACGACCTGCGCTGGTACATGCGCAGAACCGATGGTAGAGACGACGAGGCGAAGCGCTACGTATTGAGAAAGCTGGCAGAAATCTGGGTCAGGCTCATGGCGCCGTTTACACCCCACATAAGCGAGGAACTGTGGGAGAAGCTCGGCGGAGAGGGCTTCGTAAGCCTGGCGAAATGGCCTGAACCGGTTGAAGAGTGGTGGAACGAGACGGTAGAGGCTGAAGAGCAGTTCGTCCAGTCGGTCATCGAGGACATCAAGGAAATAATAAGGGTAGCCAAGCTCGAAAATGCAAAGAGGGCCTACATCTACACTGCCCCCGAGTGGAAGTGGAAAGTGGTTGAAGTTGTGGCAGAGAAAAGGGACTTCAAGTCAGCGATGGCCGAACTGATGAAAGAGCAGGAGATGAGGAAGCACGGCAAGGAGGTAAGCAGGCTCATCCAGAGGCTGATAAGGGACAGAGCCTTCGAAGTAAAGAGGATAAACGAGGAGAAAGCACTTAGAGAGGCAAAGGACTTCATTGAGAAGGAGCTCGGCCTGGAGATAATCATCAACGCCGAGGAGGACAAGGGAGGAAAGAAGAGGCAGGCGATGCCACTGAAGCCCGCCGTTTATGTGGAGTGA
- a CDS encoding class I SAM-dependent methyltransferase: MFFGEETFKREILSKIPPRNESPLPPNWLHHEMLERFRVLQFSPIREGMNVLEIGCGAHALTTVPLAYLVGETGRVVAVDKSRWRFFEEITSVTGVKHRIIPLKLDARELPFPFKTFDLAVLIHGVRSLKNEETMVKVISEMLRVSGRVFIAESLPVATNERQRAHLELYNLREEIFEALFGEKDDLHYPTLERLVEIVEKAGGNVIENGTFEPGLPHYLAYIPREYVERIKDGKKRAELLKRWDRAYEKWKKGTEHPPVGWILAESSPLDYNFHTAEEED, encoded by the coding sequence ATGTTTTTTGGCGAAGAAACATTCAAAAGAGAAATCCTCTCTAAAATCCCGCCCCGGAACGAGTCCCCGCTACCACCCAATTGGCTTCATCATGAGATGCTCGAGCGATTCCGCGTCCTGCAGTTCTCTCCGATAAGAGAGGGAATGAACGTCCTTGAAATAGGCTGCGGCGCACATGCCCTAACGACCGTTCCGCTCGCATATCTCGTCGGTGAAACCGGTCGCGTTGTGGCCGTTGATAAATCAAGGTGGCGCTTCTTCGAGGAGATAACTTCAGTTACTGGGGTTAAGCACAGGATAATCCCCCTAAAGCTCGACGCGAGGGAGCTTCCCTTTCCGTTCAAAACCTTCGATTTGGCCGTCCTCATCCATGGAGTTAGGAGCCTGAAAAATGAGGAGACAATGGTAAAGGTTATCTCCGAGATGCTCAGAGTCTCTGGACGAGTCTTCATAGCCGAGAGCCTGCCGGTAGCGACCAACGAGAGGCAGAGGGCACATTTGGAGCTATACAACCTCCGCGAGGAAATCTTTGAGGCGCTGTTCGGTGAAAAGGACGACCTGCACTACCCAACACTTGAGAGGCTCGTGGAGATTGTCGAGAAAGCGGGAGGGAATGTAATAGAGAACGGAACCTTTGAGCCTGGCCTTCCGCACTACCTGGCATACATCCCGCGGGAGTACGTGGAGAGAATAAAAGATGGGAAAAAGCGCGCCGAGCTTTTAAAAAGGTGGGATAGAGCCTACGAGAAGTGGAAGAAAGGAACCGAGCACCCGCCGGTTGGGTGGATTCTGGCGGAAAGTTCACCTCTCGACTACAACTTCCACACGGCCGAGGAAGAGGACTAA
- a CDS encoding DUF3267 domain-containing protein — MGELKLSDYSSDIAILSPFLLIVSALAVPWVEVSLSSLVDALYFLLPWVLVVPLHEGLHALTVKLLRAKVRFGVTTIGKVALVPYVAVGTPLPAKRYTLVSLSPLVLSAISFSLAWALRSDFWALIYIFNTAGMAGDFLTALVLLKMPGDAKVFDEGTVLRSKNEMPRPYPLWVSSLLKALIVLAFLLVLFLGRVEVVVER; from the coding sequence ATGGGAGAGCTCAAGCTCTCCGATTATTCCTCCGATATCGCTATCCTGTCCCCGTTCCTTCTCATAGTATCGGCTCTGGCAGTTCCATGGGTTGAAGTTTCCTTGAGCTCCTTGGTTGATGCCCTTTACTTCCTCCTGCCGTGGGTTTTAGTGGTTCCGCTCCACGAGGGCCTCCATGCCTTGACGGTAAAGCTCCTCCGAGCCAAAGTGAGGTTCGGAGTTACGACGATTGGCAAGGTTGCTTTAGTGCCGTACGTGGCCGTCGGGACTCCCTTACCTGCGAAGAGGTACACGCTCGTTTCCCTATCTCCACTGGTACTCTCTGCCATTTCCTTTTCCCTTGCCTGGGCCCTCCGCTCCGATTTCTGGGCGCTCATTTACATCTTCAATACAGCGGGAATGGCGGGCGACTTCCTTACTGCGCTCGTGCTCTTAAAAATGCCCGGAGATGCAAAGGTCTTCGACGAGGGAACAGTTCTCCGCTCAAAAAATGAGATGCCAAGACCTTACCCGTTATGGGTTTCGTCACTTCTAAAGGCCCTTATAGTGCTGGCTTTCCTGTTAGTCCTCTTCCTCGGCCGTGTGGAAGTTGTAGTCGAGAGGTGA